GGGATAAACTGGCAAATGCCATCGAACAGCAGGTTTACGCATGAAACAGACGCACAGAGTAATTATAGATGACCAAAATAAAATGACTTTCTGGAATAAAGTTGAACAGGTGGACTATAGATAATCTTGGATTTGATATGATTGACTTGTTGTCCTTGAACATAGGAGGGAGATGTTGTCCTGGATTTGGCGCTTTGACCGATAAAAAACGCTTGTGGTGAAATGAGTttggttggaaatatgttttaaaagtagaatatattgatcgACACCATTATGCCTCATCAtagtgtggttttccttttaagttCTAAACTAACAAGGTCCGCaatttatttaacaacaaattGGATCCCacaaaattgcaaagtaagAGGAAAGTCACAGGAACTCTAGGCATGTTTGGTGTGGATCGTTATTTTGTATATTCCCTTTCCAACACGATTGGTATCTCAAAGTAATGGTTAGCATAACAACGTACTTTGTATAAAACAAGCAAAGGAGAGGTGTTGATGGTATTTACATGTATGAGAATTAGCTCTCTCTGAAATACGGAAAATTTTGAGAATGAGGAAACTTCTCACTtaacaaaatacttcaggcctgatgcatTTTAaggtatctaaaagcacacaggcctgatgCATTTTAaggtatctaaaagcacacaaataataattgtgcaacaagggtgttttctgtcattcttgcaacttcgatgaccaatttagtcaacattttcaaagatttgttatttatgaataatacaaattagtgagaatactgctctttgacaagGAATAATAAAGGTGTCCAATTCGTTTAAAGAcgctgtacactattggtattggtaacttggtgtctctcaacatatgcctataaaataacaaacctgtgaaaatttgagttcaattggtcgtcgaagttgcaagataataatgaaagaaaaccaagCTTACACTGTTCCGTGCTTTACCAAAAGTGTGCAGTGCCTtgaaataaaactgtttgtaaattaaatgtttgggaaaacATAAACTGCAGAACTTATGTTGTGTTATGTTGTAAGCTAAGGTAACAAAACCGATATATTATTTTTCCAagcaaaaactctgttactcaATGTACCCAGACCCAAATGTTGCCCCAAACCTGtatgtacaatacatgtataaccCGGTTTGTGTTCGTGAGTGTGGCTGGGGcgttatacattttttatatcGGGCTATTATACGTAATAATCACCACTGGTGAGTATGTTAGTTCCGTTATTTTATTTCTAGAAATTTGAAACTGTGTCCTTGCTATGTTTTAGTCTGTGTCGATTTGACAGCTATTCGTTGGTTGGAAgagcatattttttttatattcaaacACCgtgttctcaaagaacaaacctTTCACCGGAAGTGTGATCCTTTACGGACCGATATCAGTGACAATTTCTAATTGAAaaactgaaagaagaaaaacaattagtataataataatgtaggATACCAAATGTGCCCTCAGCATTCAGGTGCAATTTTCTATACACATTTTCTTGCACACTTTATAGAGCCCAGATTGATTAGGCCTATTAAGGTTTGTACATTTGATGCTCCTGTTTTATCGCTGTACGTAGCTTTAGCAAAGCTTTATCGCTGTACGTGTGTACCTTAGAACAAAACAAAGGTCCACACGTAgggacttaaagacactggacactattgataattgtcaaagaccagtcttctcacttctcactggtgtatatcaacatatgaataaaataacaaacctgtggaaatatGAGAttaatcggtcgttgaagttgcgagataacaatgacagaaaaacacccttgtcacacgaagttgtgtgcgtttatggttgacttcgagacctcgctatctaattctgaggtctcgaaatcaaattcgtggaaaattacttctttctcgaaaactacgtcacttcagagggagccgtttctcaagatgttttatactatcaacctctccccattactcgtgagaAAGTGaggaaaataaatgagaatccctgggattatataaaaaaaaaaaaaaaaaaaaaaataaaaaaaattaaggttttatgctaataattgttttgagtagttaccaatagtgtccactgcctttaaaccactaTGTGGACTTcgacacgtccacacagtgttttatgTGTTTCCTTTTTGTACAGAACAAGGAATGTTCACAAAGTGCCTGCAACAAAGAGCTGTTTGCTTCACATTTCTGTgttctttgaaaataattattgctttGCCTGTAAATGTGCTACTCGTAACTATTATCGTGTAAGAAGTAAACTATAGTTACAGGAGATTTATTGCATGGAGTATGCGttgatttttatattaatttttgctTCAACGAACACATTCCCAATTTGATAGACTGATTAATACCTGTAAGTAAGTAGGGAAGCAATGAACTTTTAAttacaattaatttgatttaattACCATTACCTTTGAGTGAGATAAGGGggctttgaagataatggttttaatcaaaaggaaaattaacaTTGCATAAGGTTTACATTCCACTGTTTGAACTATTttctttaatattatttgttgtttttttcgaaatttttcAACGAATTAttcgttttaaaaatgtcaatttcCCTTATGCGCCACCCAAAAAGTAGTAAGTAGGTAgatataggttttcccggccaatatcagcaaaaaatcattcaatttcattgacatgcattcaaattcacgcatTTTTAGGACACACCGAAGCGAACGTGATTTTGCTGCGAGTTTGAGTTTTCTTTTGCATTTATGTGCAacgaatttcaacttctttgcattcaaattaaagatgAGTTATGGCTTTATGAGTAAACTGGAAATTAAAGCTGCTTTTCGAACACACAAGTTGTCCTTTGTAAGAGGTGTTTCCATGTACTTTTTATTATATTTACATCATTTGTATTTCttaattgaaataattgttgCTTTTGCTTTGTTACCCTTAAAGTTAAAGCCTATATCCGATAACTTTGAAATACAAACTAAATCTTTTGCTTTTAGCCTTGACATTTTGTTCCACTGGTATTTatgttgttgtctttgtttctgcTAATGTCGGAACATGTAAAATTAGAAAACTAACAagttttgttaaagccattggaccctttcggtacagaaaaaaacaaaagttcacagatttacaaataacttacagggtttacagaaggtagtggtgaaatacttctcttgaaatattattccatgaaatgctttactttttgagaaaacagtaaaacaatatcaatcctcgttaacgagaattacagatttattttaaacacatgtcatgacacggcgaaacgcacggatacaagggtgggttttcccgttatttctcccgactccgatgaccgattaagcccaaattttcacaggtttgttattttatatatgatttgtaatacacgaagtgtgggccttggacaatactgtttaccgaaagggtccaatggctttaaggaaacAAAAAGCTTAGAATTATATTAGGGGGTTCTTAATGTTGTCTTGCTCTGTACCGACCACGGGCAGCcatttttcattcaaaaccGTTGGGGTTAAACGTCAAACCAGTGTAGAAATGAGTTTTCCCTGAAAGTATCTGCCTTTATAGTAGGCAGCAACGAAAGAGTATAAGCACATAACatataatttgaatttgaatgcaaacatttgaaaatgttttgcccattaatgaaattgaatggttgaccagctcttgctgctggctttaacgaaattgaatgagtcttgcGGCCCAACGAAATTGAGTGAttttatttgaccagtgaatgcttaacTGTTGAAATTTAATAACTCTTTTTGACTcttgaatgctgattcaaagtgcattcattttcaaaacgaaattgaatgagccaggagttaaaatgaatggatttttattgaaatttactgggaaaacctataatatgaataaatataatGTAATAAAACGAGCAAACTAAAGcaatattattactatataTATAAAGTTTTTCTAGTACAAATAAAACCAGAAAAACCACCCGAACTCTGAGTATACAATAATATGAATTCATAGATATAAAATTTGCATCCGGGATAAAGtatattaaattttggttttacccttgcacaAAGTGTGTCGGCACTTTATTTTCGGTACTTCCAGACTCAGGCGCGAAAAATATTCACAGAAAGACCGATAAGCGATTGGCCTGGCTTTACTAAGCAGATAACTGTTCACTGTAATAGCAGAAACATGATTTACTTTAGCAAAATGTATAATCTGGTAAAAAGGTGCATTTACCTCACTTATCTGTTTACAAACTGCATGTATTTGAAAGCAGTGATTATGAAAATACAGATTCTGCCTATAAGGGCGCTGTACAACGAGGCATTGTTACAACAATTAACGTAGATTCAAACAAGCGAGTCTGGTCTGACAATGGGCACTACGACAGTAGAAACCGTACATACTTACACGCGTCGAGACTGGTCCCTCCAGAACAGGTATTGGTTGTAAAGAACCAATGATATCATCGGATAcaacatgtatatacatacatacatacaactcaatatttataaagcgcctttacatcacgatcaaagcgctgaaaagaGAAAGACCAatggaactataaatacaacaaaataattacatctgatacaagtgCGTTTTGAtagatttttttaataatggtaAAGGgttacaatttctgatgcgtATACTGAGAGGTTGTTCCATATTCCTCGAGCAATAAAGGAGAAAGTCCGGTTGTGtgcagatgagagtgttcttAGGGTTTTCGGTTAGGCGCGTGTTGTCAGAAGCTGATCGCAAGCTTGAGCGTGGCAGTTGGTAGAGAGCAAGGCGAGATGACAAGTAGCCCAGTGCTATTCCTTAGAGACATTTAAACATCCATTATGTAAACGGGTATTATGTAGAATTTGACTGCAAAATAAATGCATGATCATGTTCAACGGCGATACATTCCCGTCCCGTACCACCTCATGACCATCAGAGCATTGACGCAGGCTCGAGGCCACTCTCTTTtcattcacgagcctcgaagtgtgacgtcagatgttctgGTTTACACGCTTCATGAACTTGGTATTATACGTACTGGGTGAACGTGTTGCACACATTGCATTGAGAGACTTTGACAAGTTGTGCAGTTGATACGAAAATAGCTCATGATGTAATCATAAATTCCCACTCtaacacttttaatttttggaTATTGCGGTTCTACTTCCGGAAAAACCAGTCGGTTCGTTGTGTGTATTACAGCAGGATAGTGCCAAATTGGTGAGGCTAGTCCCCATAAGCAGTTGATTTTTGAGAAGATTGGACAGTCAGGAGGACAGTGGTTGGATATTCTACACGCAGAGGCAAGTGTGTTCTGCTaggtaaaaatgttcacaatctCGTTGTTTGTTTAGTGTTGTAATTGTTTGGGACCACTAGCGCTACACTACGGCCCATTTGGcctaaattaaattttaaatccaTTGAGTTTGTGTCATCTCATAACAGTCGATACTCGATCTATAGTTTCAATTTTGTGGTTTATGGGTTGTGGTGTAGTTTGGGATGTACAGTGAAAATGAAGATGCACAACCAAGTTCAGGCTCACGATTACCTAGATAACAAGTAAACAGGATTAATTGCAATTATTATTAACGAATAAAGTGTGAAATTGGCAAAATTAAGTTCATGTCTTTGAGTGTTGCTGCTTGAAGACATATTTTAATAGAACAAGAAAAATCAATCtgcttaataaataaataattgaacgTATTTTTGACCGCATGAGGGCGCCTTTCAACGGTGAATTGCTTCGCAACACAGTTTATCTTTTATTTGACCACATGTctatgtatttttcttttaccAATGGCTAAAAAGaaccaataataaaaacaatgacaaatacAGTCTTTTAATTTTCATGTTCCAATAAATAGAAATTTGTGACATTTCGGAAACTTTATTACAAACTATTATGTTCGAACTTGGTGTCGTCACTGGAACCTTACATCAGTATCTAGCTGTTCCAGGTGAGACTATTAATTGTAAAAGAAACATTTGAAGGAATTTCATGGCGATTTGGTGAAATATCAATGTGTAGTTTAGATAATGTTACTCCTTTTCCCTTGGCAGGCCAAGGATTTTTTTAATGTCGTCGTCACAGTGCCTAATATGGATCGATATTTTGTCTGGGAAATTTTAATGTCTTTTTAAAAAGTGTCTTCAACGGTGTcctaagaattttttttttttttaattaatgctTGGTGACATAAACatatttgttaattttaaaaattgtttgatCATTTTCGGGGGAAAAAAGAACACTAAAATGTACTCACTTCacaattgattttgtttgatatttgtATCGAGTAGATTTtgaataaaaagaaaactaGTCGTTGAAAGTTTCATGAAAATCGGCTgtaccttaaagacagtggacactattggtaattgtcaaagaccagtcttgtcacttggtgtatctcaacataatatgcataaaataacaaacctgtgaaaatttgagctcaatcggtcatcaaagttgcaagataataatgaaagaagaaacacccttgtcacacgaagttgtgtgcgttagatggttgatttcgagacctcaagttatgaggtctcgaaatcaaattcgtggaaaattacttctttctcgaaaactatggcacttttctcacaatgttgtataccatccacctctcccacttactcgtcaccaagaaaggttttatgctaataattattttgagtaattaccaatagtgtccactgcctttaaaaccgatatcttgtttttcttaataataacaaataaaactattatTTACTTTGATCTTGCAAGACCAAACATCGATGTTTGAAAACTCTAATTATTTTCCCCTTACAAGCTGCATTAATTTACTGTTTGTTATGTCAGGTACATGATGTGATGCACTTTGGATCACATcaagtgtggatactggtcttcgacaatacaAATCTTGAACATGTTGCGTCGGAAAAGAATACATGTTGCTTCAGCAAGCAATATAGTAATTGTTTCTCCTTCACTTACatacccacccccccccttttaacAACATACTTATTTTTTCGTGTGACAAACTAAACCTTAGGGTCTAATCGTTTATTTCTATTTGTTGTCTATCCAGACTTGTGTGCCCGTATTCAATCCATCTTGAATCTTGTCATCTCGACCAAATCATGGAAGTTCACGCAGAAGTTTCTCCGGGACTTTTTGACTTGCCTCTTCCAATCAATGACAAGAACATCGACAAAGGTGCTGTTCAAAGGAAACTTCTGGATGTCGAACATGACTTGAAATCACGGCTAGACAGACCTGAAGAGCTCGCCATACTAAACCTCCTTGGTGTGTTCAAGTTCAGTCTCAAACGTTTCGGCGATGCACTGGAAGACTTCCGCGCTGTTCTTCAAAAGGACCCAGATAATCTGAACGCGATGGCCAATATGCAACACGTGTTGACTAAACTTTACAGAATGAACGAAGCCAAGACCTTCCAAAGTCAACTTGAAGGTTGGAATGCTCACGCTGCGGAGGGCGCCGCCAGTGCCCAGGTTTTAGACCCAGCAGATCAAACCGTTATTAAAGCAAGGTCGAGATGTCTAGCTGAGCAGGGTTACATGTTCGCTGCAGCTGACATTCACACAGATGATGCTAGTAACGAGAGATACCAGCAATCCAATCAGATCTTCAAGCAGGCACTCGTATGTGCAGGTGAAGCTGTTGACACACCGGAACGAGATTTCTGGGAGTTTATGATCGCTAAAAACGCCAACAAACTCTTTACTTCCTTCACATATAAGGAGGATCGGAAAAAGACTCAAGACTACTTGGAAGAATCTGTGCAACTATTTTACGGATTAACTCAAAGGAGTCCTGGCGACCCCGAGTATCAGTGGGAAAGCTGGCGTAACATGGCCGACATATTTCGTCGGATAAACCTAACAAAACTTCTGAGCCACAGCCTTGATCAATTGAAAGAATTGAGACATTACATCGAGTCTGATCCAGAGGAATGTATGAAGAAAGCAATGGAGATAAGTCCCGATAACCCAAGACTTCTTGCCCGCTATGCAAACTTTGTGTACTCTTTGAAAAGAGACACATGTACCAAGAGGGCGCTCGATTTGCTGGATAGATCAATCAGCCTGGATGACAGCGACTACAATTTCTACGCTTTCAGCACGAGGGCAACGATTCGTTTGAAAACCTACCAGTGGAAACTTAGGAAGTCAGAGGAAGACAGCACACGATGTACCCCGCCGAAACTTGAGCTCCTGGAAATGGCAAGTGCTGACCTGGAGAGAGCGATAGAATTTCGCAACACTTCGTGGAATCTGATGGACTTAGCTGATGTCTGTTGCCACAAAGTGAAACATTATCCATCGGGGGATCCATCACAGCGTAAGTGTATCGAAAAGGCTTTCGATTTACTCGCCCGAGCCCAGGAATGTAACGATCAAAAGAAGGTCCTCAAAAATGTCAGCCGGTCCCGCGGTCGGATCTTCTTTGACGTAGGCGAGTATCGGCAGGCAATACGTTGCCACCAAATGGCGGTAGATCTTGAGCCTGCTGTCACTACTTTCACAGGTTACTACCATGAGCTGTTTCGTAGCTACCTTTGTCTAATGAAGAGCAAACAAGAAGATGACATTTTTCATGAGATGGCAGATTCTTTGAGGAAAGCGATAAATAAATACGGAGGGGGTAAGCTAATAACCCATTGTTTTGGCCGCTTGCGAAATGAGTACATAAATGAATTACGGTTATTCACAGAGTTTTGTGAGAAGATTGTCGACAATAAGGGAATTTTGTACGTACTGGAGTCCAAGGAGCCTCCATCTCCGTTAACACCACCGAAAAGACAAGGTGGAACCCTTGAGAAAGTATGGTTAAACACACCACCGAGTCAGCAAGGAACCATTGAGCACGTATGGGCAAATCCAACCCAACCACATCGGCCAAAAGCTTCATTGAAGGTGAACCTAATGGATCGGTTCAAGCCACTTTCAGAGAAACCAGAGCTTCGTGGAAACAGGAGTGATGTGGGGTCGACGGCAGTGGTTGGAGGAACAAACACCACGGATGAAGATGAAGGTATAGCGCCACTGAGTGGAATCAGGTGCACGAATGTCAAACAGTCATCAGATCAGGAGCCTCCCGGCAGCAGAAGTGATGTAAGGTTGGCAGCTTCCCAGTTTGAAGGGTCAGACACccatgaggaggaggaggaaggtATAGCGCCACTGGTGAGTAGATTTGGGGGCATGGAGTTCAGCGTCCCATCAGGTCAGGATGTCCAAGAACCAGGAGCACAATCTCAGCCACCTGCTGGGTCTCCATCAGGCGCGGTGAGTCCTGACAAAGATCAAAAGTtcttgtttgatttctatgttgCACACGGAGAGAGTGACGAAAAATGGGTTGAGGACACCATTCTCCATGAGTTAACGATTATGCGAGACTTAAAGGGATGCACGTATAAAAAAGATGCAACCCTGGGGTCTTGGGTATATTCGGGTAAACTTGATCTGATGAAGCAGTGTGCCTGTATCTTGGTCCTCTATGGGGAAGATTTTAAAGATGAGCAGTACTTAGTGCAACAGACACTCAAATTAAAAAAGGAATGTGGTATGAATGTTATTCCAATAGAAAGGGATGGATTATCGGTACCTGATGAACTAAGCGTCATGACAAGTTTTAATGCCAGTGCTAAGAGAGTAGATTGGAATAGACTGGCGCAGTCCATTAAAAACACGAAGGGTGCCCCTAGCTATAATATGGGACAAGGACTGAAACAATGATGCCCCTGAGAAAGTTAGGATATACCGGTTGTGTGGTAAACTGGAACACAAGAAGCAGTGAGTGTGCCTGTATTTTGTTCCCCTATGTGGAAGATTTTGAAGATTTGATCCAAAAGATACTGAAACATGTACAGGAATTTGGCTTGAACATTATTCAAATAGATATTTGATTGGTGGTAACCATAGAAacgagtgtctttaaaggaatattacagaattggtaagaaaacaaaatcgtgaagatcatagatttacatcaaacttacacggtctaatgatgatgataatagaaaacatcccttgaaatatttctgcctaaaatgtcatatttgatgagaaatcaataatttaactttgcgtttggagtttatcgctcagtgagcgttttattcatttttttttgcatcaatgtcatgcaaaatgtgtgaccggtttttcactattttctcgtgacccagacgcccgatcgatctcaaacttctacaggtttgtcagtttatgtatatggtggattacataaagtgcttacactgccagcaactgttttgttagaaaaaaaacaattctgtaatgttcctttaaacgttTTGATGCCAGTGCTCAGGGTGTCTAAAAAATATTTAcgcttttgaaatggctgccgaataaaaaatatatgattcttgGGGAAAAGGTTTAGATGTATGGATAGCCCATGGACTCAACTTAATGACACCTAAAAGtccgaaaataattcatgcttgggtgagcactgctcacttttgtaaagggtaaGAATATTAGTTTGCGCATAAATtattagccttccaatttgtgagaggtaGTCCTTTGGAGCTTACAGCATTCTTCGGTAGAAGACAAATAGTCATTCTGATTGTTTAGTTTAATAGCACACAAACTATGTTTCGGGTTTTGTCGTTagcagaaaaataataaaacttaaaTTTAGTAAAATATTATAACtttatgataattttgtttatgatgaAGTAGTATAcggcaatatacatgtatgtattgttCAGTTGGACTTCCGGTTTGACATTTATGCGGTGATATCAATTTACAAATCAGTTGAACTTCCGGTTCGGACAGGTATTAATGAGGTATAGTTGGGtcgaaataaataatataaaaacataaaaccatATTGACGTTTTTTTGgtaaactgtacatttcggcttttagccgctgtaatgttgtattttaataaacaatgaatactgTATTGGCACACATTTATTCCATTGCTGCCCTACATCTACACTtacttacacattttacaagttttataaatatattcaaattatgagtagtttacactattacttagtatcttaggatatgaaagtttacaatgatttagatagttTTATATTACATAGGAAGCTTTTaaagtaggacaacaattaggttagggtgaagcagaggcttttgtgccttaacctatggacagacaaacaacataaaatactatacagaagaaagaaaacacaagacagACTAGACAAACAGAATACACGACAGAGGCCAATATAATAGATGGTGAGTAAGTTAACAATATACTTCAAACCTACGAATAAGCATcaagaagtttttttaaaaattttcttGTGAATGCAGGAAGAGTGATTGAAGATTTAATTTAGTAACTCAAATTATTCCAAAACATAATGCCACGTATTTTGGTATAATGCTGTTCTCTGGCGGGAAACGAACAGGTTTTTATTGGCAGTGCTACGAGTATAGTGAGAATGGATGTTTGAAGTTAGTGTGAAAAGTGACTTAATGCAACTTGGCAATGCGTtattcatagctttatacaTAAATTTACCCGAATTTAGTTGGTAAAGGTCAACAATTTGTAGTAATCtaagattacaaaataatggAGCCGTATGGTCACGGGCACCAGCATTTCATTTGGTCTAAGAAATTATTATACGTATcgtttgatattgttttgagaaattattgtTTTCCAATCAGTTGTATTTAATTGTTGGATAAATTGTTGAGTATTATAACCGTTAATTAGACGCTTTTTAAATTTCTGTCTGTTTGTCACATTATTATTCGAGCTACCAACAATCAGAAATACTGGTAAATGGTCACTTATGTCGGTTTCCATAACACCGGCAGAATGATTCATTAAGTCATTTGTTAGAATGTTGTCAATTAAAGCAGCACAATTTATAGTTATTCTTGTTGGTTTAGTTATTGTTGGGGAAAATTATTGAGAAACTAAAGTATCAACAAATGTTTTCACAGCATTATCTAATACTAAACAATATGCATTTCAAAACAGAAGTAGTTGTCAAGATGAAAACGTTTAAAGCCCTTACACTTTCGGtatagaaaagaagaaaaaaaatcacaggtttgtaattaatttacagggtttacagaacgtaatggtgaaagacttctccatgaaatgctttactttttgagaaaacattaaaacaatatcaattctcgtacgcgagaatgacggatttattttaaacgcacggcgaaacgtgcggaaacaagagtgggttttcccgttattttctcccgactccgatgtccgattgagcgtaaattttcacaggtttattattttatatataagttgtgatacacgaagtgtgggacttgggaaatactgtttaccgaaagtgtataatggctttaaacaaataacGTTACTGcagatattaaaggaacacgttgccttggatcagacgagttggtctataaaaaacgtctgtaaccgttttttataaaatgcatatggttggaaagatgttttaaaagtataatacaatgatccacacaagtttgcctcgaaattgcgtggttttccttttactgtgcgaactaacacggtcggccatttatgggagtcaaaaatttgactcccataaatggctgaccgtgttagtcgacgaggtaaaaggaaaaccgtgcaatttcgaggcatgtttgtgtggatcattgtattctacttttacatcatctttctaaccaatgcatttgataacaaacggttacaaacgctttttatagaccaactcgaccgatccaaggcaatgtgttcctcctttaaaaaaagcaaTATTAGGGAGGTTAAGCTGCACGTTCCGCgtaacgtgaacgtcagaaaattgtgtcgttaacatttttttagcatacgtgaagttacaatttttttacGTCAGGTTCATATGTGCGgccagacgtcatacgtgagcatccAATAAGCCAAAGTGGCGACGTCACCCTGAATCAACACTACTTATTTGTTGATGTTCACTTGTTTGCTCGCGTACCGTGCAGCTCAACCTCGCCacatagtttatttttaaacccTGAAATGTTTTCCTGATAATAATCTCCTCTATAGTCAACTAGATCAGTGTACGGTGTCTAC
Above is a genomic segment from Asterias rubens chromosome 5, eAstRub1.3, whole genome shotgun sequence containing:
- the LOC117290068 gene encoding tetratricopeptide repeat protein 22-like, coding for MEVHAEVSPGLFDLPLPINDKNIDKGAVQRKLLDVEHDLKSRLDRPEELAILNLLGVFKFSLKRFGDALEDFRAVLQKDPDNLNAMANMQHVLTKLYRMNEAKTFQSQLEGWNAHAAEGAASAQVLDPADQTVIKARSRCLAEQGYMFAAADIHTDDASNERYQQSNQIFKQALVCAGEAVDTPERDFWEFMIAKNANKLFTSFTYKEDRKKTQDYLEESVQLFYGLTQRSPGDPEYQWESWRNMADIFRRINLTKLLSHSLDQLKELRHYIESDPEECMKKAMEISPDNPRLLARYANFVYSLKRDTCTKRALDLLDRSISLDDSDYNFYAFSTRATIRLKTYQWKLRKSEEDSTRCTPPKLELLEMASADLERAIEFRNTSWNLMDLADVCCHKVKHYPSGDPSQRKCIEKAFDLLARAQECNDQKKVLKNVSRSRGRIFFDVGEYRQAIRCHQMAVDLEPAVTTFTGYYHELFRSYLCLMKSKQEDDIFHEMADSLRKAINKYGGGKLITHCFGRLRNEYINELRLFTEFCEKIVDNKGILYVLESKEPPSPLTPPKRQGGTLEKVWLNTPPSQQGTIEHVWANPTQPHRPKASLKVNLMDRFKPLSEKPELRGNRSDVGSTAVVGGTNTTDEDEGIAPLSGIRCTNVKQSSDQEPPGSRSDVRLAASQFEGSDTHEEEEEGIAPLVSRFGGMEFSVPSGQDVQEPGAQSQPPAGSPSGAVSPDKDQKFLFDFYVAHGESDEKWVEDTILHELTIMRDLKGCTYKKDATLGSWVYSGKLDLMKQCACILVLYGEDFKDEQYLVQQTLKLKKECGMNVIPIERDGLSVPDELSVMTSFNASAKRVDWNRLAQSIKNTKGAPSYNMGQGLKQ